A segment of the Methanothermococcus thermolithotrophicus DSM 2095 genome:
TTTATGGTTAGAAGTATTAGGGCTTCTCTTCAAGATATATCTCCGTCATTAATTGATGCTGCAAAAACACTTGGTGCAAGTGACTATGAAATATTTAAGGAGATAATTTTGCCTTTATCAAAAGCTGGAATTATATCTGGAATAATATTGACTTATGCCAGAGCAATAGGAGAATTTGGGGCCACAGTGATGGTCTGTGGGCTTTTAGACACCCTACCTATAGCAATATTCAATAACGCATTGAGTGGAAACAGAGACATTGCAAATATCCTATCATTAATTCTAATTGTTATATCGTTTGGAATTCTGGCGTTATTTAAAAGAATTGCAGCCAAAGATTGAGGTGGGATATATTGGATATAAGTGGTAAAATACGGTGGAACTTATGATAGAAATTAGTAATGTATCTAAAGGACTAAATGGGCAAGAAATTTTAAACGACATAAATTTAAGTGTAAATGATAACGAAATAATGGTTCTATTAGGACCAAGTGGTTGTGGAAAAACCACCCTTCTAAAAATTATAGCAGGATTGGTAAAACAGGATACTGGCAACATAATAGTTAACAATACAGTGATAAATAATCTCCTTCCGCAGAAAAGAAATATAGGGTTTGTTTTCCAGGAGTACGCCCTATTTCCACATAAGAATGTTTTTGAAAATATAGCCTTTGGACTAAGAATAAGGAAGATGCCAGAACATGAGATTAAAAATAGAGTAAATGAAATAATGGGAGCTCTTGAAATTGAGCATCTAACGAATAAAAAAATATCTCAACTGAGTGGTGGACAGAAACAGAGGGTTGCACTAGCAAGGGCTTTGGTAATAAATCCCGATGTTTTACTATTGGATGAGCCATTAAGTGCTTTAGATCCAGTTTTAAGGGAAAAGTTAAGGGAGGAATTAAAAATCACACTGAAAAAATTGGGGGTTACTGGAATCTATGTGACCCACGATTTAACAGAAGCCATGTTGTTGGGGGATAATGTTGCAGTAATGAATAAAGGAATAATTCAACAGATTGGAAAGCCTGATGAAATATTTTATCATCCAAAAAACGAATTTGTTGCAAAATTTGTTGGGGTAAAGAATATTTTGAAAGGAACAGTATTAAAATTAGAAAATGACACTGCAATAGTGGAAATAAATGGTAATAACAATTCAAAAACATCGTTTAAAATAAGAGTTAGGAAATATCCAATATTCGAAACCAGAAAAGAGATATCCCTATGCATTCATCCAGAGGATGTTGTATTGGATAGGGTTAAAACCGGAGATGTTGAAAATCAAAGAATTAGGGAGCTCCTTACATCATTTGGAAATAACACAATAAGGGGAAAGGTTATCGACATAGTTCCAAATGGTTCAGTATTAAAAGTTGCTGTAGATATAGGTAGTATGGAGATGTATGCAATTACCACAAGAAATTTATTGAAATACGATATAAATGATGAAGTATGGGTTTCATTCAGTAAAGATGCCCCCCACCCAATGTGTGGTAAAAAGTGCAAATCTAAAAATCGAAAATCTTCATGTAAGTGTAAAAACTGATTCAAAAATATTTTATATATGTTTTCATCTACCATAAATTAATATTTAGGAGGTATACAATGTCAGCCATAACAATCAAAAAAGATATAGACGAGATTAAAAGGAAGCTAACTGAAAAAAATACTGAAGTTTTAATGGTAATAGGTTGCGGTAAATGTGCAAAGATCAGTAAAACTGGAGGTCCTGATGAAGTAAAAGAGATGAAGAAAATATTAGCTGAAAATGGGTTCAAAATATTTGAACATGATGAATTACCTGATTCCTTAGAAGATAGTTTATGCAAATACGATGCTGTTAAGGCATTGGCAGAAGATGTTGGAGGGAGCTCCTTTGATTCCATATTGGTACTTGCATGTGGGGCAGGTTTAAAATGTGTTGCAGATAATTTTGAAAATAAAAAAGTGATTTCAGGGTTAAACACCATAGGAGTGGGCATAAAAGACAAACTCACATGTATTGCATGCGGTGATTGTAGTTTTGATGACGGCATGTGTAAAAGATTGGCAATACTTGAAGAGATAAATGAAAATTTGAAAAAATCATATTTTAATTAATTTTATTTTAATATATTTCGCAAGAAGTCCCTTTCTATAAGAGAGACGTAATTCACAAGGACCTTTTAAAGAATTCATCATATTTATTGATATCATCTTTTTCAGGGCTTTTATTTCCATAATACACTTTTTCAAATATTTCTGTTATTGTTTCTATTCCCTTAATGTTACCATACCTATTGCATATCTCTCTTGGAGTTAGGGATTTATGGGCATTTAGTTTACTAATAAACCTGCAGTATGCTTTAATTATGCCCTCAACATATTTTTTATTGGTTATTAAACTTACAAACATGGGATAAATATCCACTATTTCTTTTTTAATGGCTTCAAATGTATTATTATCATTTATACTATCTACTATTGTGTTACCTCTTTTATATCCTCTTTTAATGAATCCCGCAATCACAAACAAAATAAGTGATATGCTCAAAAGCCACATGTTGTTATTTTTACCGATTAATCTCGAATTTAAATCATACTCAAAAAATGTCCCTGTATTTATAAAATATTCAACAGAATGTAATCTCATCTGTTCAAGTATCTTCGTTGGAATGGTTATATTTGATTCCATCATCTCTTCAATGTCGTTATATTCATGTGTTTTTTTATAATAGGTTGCCAAATGCACAACATAGTTTATCTCATGATTGTCAAAAATATTTTCAATAGGGACTTTATCTATATCATAAAATGTTATATTATCTAACAAATGGTCTATTCTCCAAGTGTTGGAAAAACTTCTTTTAAGAATTATTACCTCATAATTTTGATTTATTAATTCCTCTAATAAATGACTTCCTATGAACCCAGTGGCTCCTGTCAGTAGTACTGTTTTGGACATTATCCCACCTATTCTTTCCATATTTTCCATGGTGCATTGCCTGAGCTCCACATTTCTTCCAAGTCCATCTTATCTTTTAATTTATCCATAGGTTTCCAGAAACCGTCATGGAAATAAGCCATTAATTCCCCATCTTTTGATAATTTTTCCAGAGGTTCTCTTTCCCATATTGTATTGTCGTCTTTTATGTAGTTAATTACTTCTGGCTCCAATACAAAAAACCCCCCATTTATCCAGCTATCTTTATTGTCCATTTTCTCAGCAAAACTTGTAACTTTATTGTTTTCCAATTTTAATGCCCCAAATCTTCCCTCAGGCTGTGTCGCAGTAACTGTTGCCAGCTTACCATGGCTTCTGTGAAATTCAATGAGCTCTTTTATGTTAATATTTCCTACTCCATCACCATAAGTTAGCATAAATGTCTCATCATCTAAGTATTTGGCCACCCTCTTGAGTCTACCGCCAGTCATTGTATTGAGTCCAGTATCTACAAGAGTAACCTTCCATGGTTCAGAATAGTTGTTGTGTATTTCCATACTGTTATTTTTAATATCTATTGTTACATCACTATTATGCAAAAAGTAATTGGCAAAATACTCTTTTATAACATATCCTTTATATCCAAGGCATATCACAAAATCATTAAATCCATAAGTAGAATATATTTTCATAATATGCCATAAAATTGGTTTTCCCCCAATTTCTACCATTGGCTTTGGTATGCTGTGAGTTTCTTCTGCCAATCTTGTTCCAAAGCCTCCTGCTAAAATTACTACTTTCATAGTTTCACCATTACACTTAATTTAAAGTAATGTTACTAAAAAATTCATCATATTGTTAAATTCTAGTCCCCTTTTGTTAAAATGCCCCATATGGAAGATAAATTTAATAAAGAGTTATTAGCATATATAAATTACCCTCAGAGCTCCGTTAATCCCAACTAAACCAACACTCTAACAACCTTCCTAACTTTCATATTCTTAGAAGTCAGAGTATAGTAACTAACTGTATAATAATTTATAACTTTATTATATCAATAAATTATAAATAATTATTCCTAATTTTCAAAATAAAAGGAAAAGCATGAAAGATATATTAAATCAACGAATCCAGAAATAAAATTAATTTAATTACGCAATTAAAACATATAAAAAATTAACTGAAAAAATAGAAAAATCCCATAATTAAAATAAAACTACCAGTATTTTAAAACGAAACAAGACAGTAGAAGAGCAGACCTATGCAGATGATTAAATGATCATTCTTAACCACATGAAATCAACTGAGCTCCCAAAATACATAAAATATCGGAGCTCCCTAAATGAAAAATTATAGTCATATTAAATTGAGGGCATAATTATAAAAACCTAATAAGTTGTATGTATTCTTTTTTTATTTCGTTACCTATATTATCTTTTTTAACATCCAATCTTTTTTGTAGTTGTTTAAACCTGTTTTTCTCATAGAACTTAATTAATTTTTCATTATTTAAGGTCTCAATTAAAACAACTCTTCCACCAACAACTTCATGGGCATCATAAATATTGGAAATAGCACTTTCTAATAGATAACTCCCACTAATCTCATTCCAAAATATATCATTTTTTCCCAACTGTCCGATTAAATAAATTGGAAACTCTGTTTTATCTTTTGAAATTCCATCTAATCTTTTCAACGTCTTCTTTGAAACTTCTTCAACAATTTTTAAAATAGACGATGTTAAAGTAAAGTACCCTAAAATATTGGTGGTTCCTTTTTTCATAACCAAATATGTTCTGCTTTTGTTTTTTTATTCAATCACCTGAACGAAGTGAAGGTGAGTTATAAAAATCACGAAGCGATTTTTATTCAAATAAAATAGAAGAATTTTTTAAAAAATTTTCCACATCTATATTTTTAGAGCATTTAAATGTATTGAGTAAGTTTTTAACTTTTCGTAGCGAAGCGGAGAGCAACGAAATGCGAAACATTTCGTCTAATTCTTTACCATGGTTATTTAATAGGATTTTTAAAGGAATTATAACGGCATGTTCTTCGCCCATTTAACCCCCTCTTTTAATGCCGTCCTTGTTCTTATCCTGATCTCTTCTGATATTGGTGATTCTTTTGAAGGTTTTTCCAATTCCTCCAATAACCATTTAGCAACTTTTTTATCTTTAATAATACAAACACCCTCTTCCAATAATGTTGCCATAATTTCACCCAATTATCACATTTATCAAATTATCAATATTTTATTTGCAACAACCCGTATCTACGTGTGAGTTACCATTTTATTATATTATATCCACAACAATATATAAATTATTGGATATATTAGAGCTCACCTTAACCACTAAAATCAACTGAGCTCTGAACATATAAAGACACTTATCGGAGCTCCTCTAAATGAAAGATTATTAAAAGAGCTCACCTGAATCCTCGTGACAGTTACTATCGAAATATTAAATAGTAATGGTTAATATATTATAATTATATTTTCTATAAAATCAACTGAGCTCCTATCATGGTGAAATTATGGAATTATTCAAGCAATTAAAAGAAGATTTTAAAGAATATAAACATTCTTGCATGGGAATAATTCTCTTTGGTTCTTATGCAACGGGGGATTTTACTAAAAAAAGCGATATTGATGTATGTATTGTAAATCCAAAAGATAATAATTACTATTTTGAAATATTGAGAAAATTAGGGGGAAAATACGATTTAAAAATTTTCGAGGAGCTCCCACTATATATTCAAATTAACATAATCAAAAACTTCAAAGGTAATGTAATATATGGTGATGAGTTAGAGCTCTCGGAGTATTTTTATAAGTTTAGAAAACTTTGGAGGGATATGGAACATAGGATTAAGGAAAATACTTTTTCAAGCGTTAGGGAAAAAATTCTTTTAAGGAGGAAATTCAATGAGCGAATCAAAGAATTCCAGTAGATTGAATAGGTACTTTAAAAAACTTGAAAAGTTCGAAGAGGAATACGATATAATTCAAAAATATGATATTACAGATGAGATTACCCAAAGAGCTCTGATGTATTCCCTACAAATATGTGTGGAAGTTTCTATGGATATTGTAGCAATGATTGTAAAAGATATTGGGGCAGTAGTTGAAGATGATTACTCAAATATAAAAACACTTACTGACAAAAAAATATTATCTGAGGAAGATGCAGCCCTTTTAAAATTATACAATGGATTAAGGATTGAACAAAACTCTTCGAGTTTTGTAGCTCTCCGCTCCTTCGGAGCTCCGAATGCAATAGTTCATAAATACGATAATATTAATCTCGAGGTAGTTAAAGACGGCTTGCATGGGATTGATGAAGTGTATGAAATTATTATTAAGTTAATAGAAGCATTTGAGAAAATAGATTAATTAAAAGATTTTTATATTTTTCTTCAAAAGCTTATTATTAAAAAAGAACTTATATCATAACCAATATATTTTTTTCAATTTATCCCAAACATAAAAAATATCAGAACTCCCATAAATGAAAATTATTAAAAATTCCATACTCCATATAAATAACTGAGCTCTGAAAACATAAACTAAATGAAAATTAAACCACCTTTTTAATAGCATTCCAAATTAAAAATGATTGTGGTTTTAATGTTCCTTCTTGTGGGTTTAGGAATAATATATTTTCTTTGATTAAATAAATATACACGAGGGTAGGAATTTCTTTTTTTGAAATGGTATATTTATCTTTAAATAGGCTTAATGATTTTAAAATATCTTCTTTTTCAATTTCTACAATATTTTCCCCAATTTTTACCTTTGGTTTTAAATAATCCATAATTTCAAATTTCGCATCTAATTTTTGAATTTCATCATTCAGTAGGAACCCCAAAACTTCATTTAAATCTTTAAAACTACTTTCTTCAACTACATAAGCTATATCCTTTGGTTTCCCCCCAACATATGAATATATTTTTTCTTTATCACTATCAGAGAGTGCGACCCCATTTTCTTTTGCTAAAAAGCCCATAAATGCTATTGCAGTTTCCTTATCAAAATCATCAACTAAAAGATGTTTTGCCCTACCTTCGAGCTCCCCAGTATTATACACATATTCAGCAAATAGACTATCAGAAGTTAAACAAAACACATGGCATAAGTGCTGTTCCTTTGTTAGTGAGACTAAGAATTGAAATAGTTCTTTTAATAGGTATTTTTGACCATTTGTGGTTACTTCCTTTATCATCTGAAGTTCGTCGAGAATTAAAATAGGGGTTCTACCACTCTTTTTAGTTTCTAAAACCACATCATTTAAATACTGAAAGGCATCGTTTATTTTTTCTTCAAATAGTTTGTTAAATTCTACTTCTGGAATGGGAATTCCTGTTAAAGTTTTTGTGGTTTTAGTGATTAGATTTATTACCTCTGATTTGTCCTTTATTTTTTCTAAGATTCCCTCTTTTTTTGTGGTAAATATCGCCTCTATGAAGTCTCTTTTTTCAGATATTAGGTAGGTTCTAAAATTTATATAAAATACTTTGTAATTATCGTCTAATTTGTTGTTTATTATATGGTTGATTAAAGTAGTTTTACCACTGTTTATGGAACCGTAGATGAAATAGATATCATTTGGCTCTTTGTTCAAAATGTGAAGGATTTCTTTAATTTCCTTTTCTCTGTTGAAGAATTTCATAGTTTCACCAATATAAAATGTGTGAAGAGCAGTATTTCAAACTTACCACGGTAATAAAACAGTCTTAACTGAGCTCATCTTAACTCATTATATATAAAAAATAAAACTTAGATTTATATTCCTATTCAAATTTATGAATAAACTGATAACTGCCGGAGCTCCCCTAAATTAAATCTAAGTATTAGACGAAATCACGAAGTGATTTCCTTGCTCTCTTGCCACAC
Coding sequences within it:
- a CDS encoding ABC transporter ATP-binding protein, with protein sequence MIEISNVSKGLNGQEILNDINLSVNDNEIMVLLGPSGCGKTTLLKIIAGLVKQDTGNIIVNNTVINNLLPQKRNIGFVFQEYALFPHKNVFENIAFGLRIRKMPEHEIKNRVNEIMGALEIEHLTNKKISQLSGGQKQRVALARALVINPDVLLLDEPLSALDPVLREKLREELKITLKKLGVTGIYVTHDLTEAMLLGDNVAVMNKGIIQQIGKPDEIFYHPKNEFVAKFVGVKNILKGTVLKLENDTAIVEINGNNNSKTSFKIRVRKYPIFETRKEISLCIHPEDVVLDRVKTGDVENQRIRELLTSFGNNTIRGKVIDIVPNGSVLKVAVDIGSMEMYAITTRNLLKYDINDEVWVSFSKDAPHPMCGKKCKSKNRKSSCKCKN
- a CDS encoding NAD-dependent epimerase/dehydratase family protein codes for the protein MSKTVLLTGATGFIGSHLLEELINQNYEVIILKRSFSNTWRIDHLLDNITFYDIDKVPIENIFDNHEINYVVHLATYYKKTHEYNDIEEMMESNITIPTKILEQMRLHSVEYFINTGTFFEYDLNSRLIGKNNNMWLLSISLILFVIAGFIKRGYKRGNTIVDSINDNNTFEAIKKEIVDIYPMFVSLITNKKYVEGIIKAYCRFISKLNAHKSLTPREICNRYGNIKGIETITEIFEKVYYGNKSPEKDDINKYDEFFKRSL
- the rfbF gene encoding glucose-1-phosphate cytidylyltransferase yields the protein MKVVILAGGFGTRLAEETHSIPKPMVEIGGKPILWHIMKIYSTYGFNDFVICLGYKGYVIKEYFANYFLHNSDVTIDIKNNSMEIHNNYSEPWKVTLVDTGLNTMTGGRLKRVAKYLDDETFMLTYGDGVGNINIKELIEFHRSHGKLATVTATQPEGRFGALKLENNKVTSFAEKMDNKDSWINGGFFVLEPEVINYIKDDNTIWEREPLEKLSKDGELMAYFHDGFWKPMDKLKDKMDLEEMWSSGNAPWKIWKE
- a CDS encoding nucleotidyltransferase domain-containing protein, which produces MELFKQLKEDFKEYKHSCMGIILFGSYATGDFTKKSDIDVCIVNPKDNNYYFEILRKLGGKYDLKIFEELPLYIQINIIKNFKGNVIYGDELELSEYFYKFRKLWRDMEHRIKENTFSSVREKILLRRKFNERIKEFQ
- a CDS encoding DUF86 domain-containing protein — translated: MSESKNSSRLNRYFKKLEKFEEEYDIIQKYDITDEITQRALMYSLQICVEVSMDIVAMIVKDIGAVVEDDYSNIKTLTDKKILSEEDAALLKLYNGLRIEQNSSSFVALRSFGAPNAIVHKYDNINLEVVKDGLHGIDEVYEIIIKLIEAFEKID
- a CDS encoding ATP-binding protein; protein product: MKFFNREKEIKEILHILNKEPNDIYFIYGSINSGKTTLINHIINNKLDDNYKVFYINFRTYLISEKRDFIEAIFTTKKEGILEKIKDKSEVINLITKTTKTLTGIPIPEVEFNKLFEEKINDAFQYLNDVVLETKKSGRTPILILDELQMIKEVTTNGQKYLLKELFQFLVSLTKEQHLCHVFCLTSDSLFAEYVYNTGELEGRAKHLLVDDFDKETAIAFMGFLAKENGVALSDSDKEKIYSYVGGKPKDIAYVVEESSFKDLNEVLGFLLNDEIQKLDAKFEIMDYLKPKVKIGENIVEIEKEDILKSLSLFKDKYTISKKEIPTLVYIYLIKENILFLNPQEGTLKPQSFLIWNAIKKVV